The following coding sequences lie in one Peribacillus frigoritolerans genomic window:
- a CDS encoding sulfurtransferase TusA family protein produces the protein MNSDKVLNAKGLACPMPIVKTRKAMNDLQTGEVLEIHVTDKGAKADLAAWSKSGGHELVETAEENDILKFWIRKG, from the coding sequence ATGAATTCAGATAAAGTGTTAAATGCTAAGGGACTAGCTTGTCCAATGCCGATCGTTAAAACGAGAAAAGCGATGAATGATTTGCAAACCGGGGAAGTGCTGGAAATACATGTAACCGATAAAGGAGCTAAAGCCGACTTAGCCGCTTGGTCAAAATCCGGTGGCCATGAGCTGGTGGAAACGGCAGAAGAAAATGATATACTGAAATTTTGGATTAGAAAAGGCTGA
- a CDS encoding bifunctional metallophosphatase/5'-nucleotidase, with translation MKKMGKIFLTGCFSLAMAAAFVAKPVTADAEEKLKEGEKFKLTILQTNDFHGHLDDIVTLDDGTLHHNSIAKYATIIENVRNEEENVLLVDGGDVFLRGEFQAGQGELETSLLKALDYDAMALGNNDFRVYPAGEGTPDSRYEQIKDYHRNVNFPILTGNVIDRETGKYIQNVKPWKNFTFTGVKVGMIGLTSMKPEIRGWDDVADLDFIEPVEALNALLPEVSEKSDVNIVLSHAGNPEDHKLAQVPGVSAVIGADTHKVIETPEYEFNGEVMVPITQAGGEQEHYLGRLNLTFEVVNAKMTLVESDGFLYDVTNVPADPEIQAIIDDYRADLKAQ, from the coding sequence ATGAAAAAAATGGGGAAGATATTTTTGACGGGCTGCTTTTCGCTGGCGATGGCTGCCGCTTTTGTCGCAAAGCCTGTTACGGCAGATGCGGAGGAAAAGCTCAAGGAGGGAGAGAAGTTTAAACTCACCATTCTCCAAACGAATGACTTTCATGGTCATTTGGATGACATCGTCACGCTGGATGATGGAACCCTTCATCACAATTCTATTGCGAAATATGCCACCATCATTGAAAATGTGCGCAATGAAGAGGAGAATGTGCTTCTCGTCGATGGCGGGGATGTCTTCCTGCGCGGAGAGTTTCAAGCGGGTCAAGGAGAGTTGGAGACGTCCCTTTTGAAAGCTTTGGACTATGATGCGATGGCTCTCGGAAACAACGACTTCCGCGTTTACCCTGCCGGGGAGGGCACACCGGACAGCCGTTATGAACAGATAAAGGATTACCACCGCAACGTGAATTTCCCCATCCTTACTGGTAATGTCATTGACAGGGAAACAGGAAAGTACATACAGAATGTCAAACCTTGGAAGAATTTTACTTTCACTGGCGTTAAAGTCGGCATGATCGGCCTTACTTCGATGAAGCCGGAAATTCGCGGTTGGGATGATGTTGCAGACCTCGATTTCATCGAACCGGTTGAAGCGTTGAATGCGTTGCTTCCTGAAGTGAGTGAAAAGTCAGACGTTAACATTGTCCTTTCGCATGCCGGAAATCCCGAAGACCATAAGCTGGCTCAGGTTCCCGGAGTCTCAGCGGTAATCGGCGCAGATACACACAAGGTCATCGAAACTCCCGAATACGAATTCAACGGAGAGGTGATGGTGCCAATTACTCAAGCCGGCGGAGAACAAGAACATTATTTGGGCCGCCTGAATTTGACTTTCGAAGTCGTTAACGCCAAAATGACTTTGGTCGAATCCGATGGATTTCTCTACGACGTCACAAATGTTCCGGCAGACCCGGAGATACAAGCGATTATAGACGATTATCGTGCAGATTTGAAAGCGCAATAA
- a CDS encoding sulfurtransferase TusA family protein, with protein sequence MIKTNSVLDAKGLACPMPIVKTKKAMNVLEAGEVLEVQATDKGSTADMKAWAESSGHQYLGTVEEGTTLKHYLRKANGEETAVKKHEKIVSNEELLQLMQENRNTIILDVRESAEYAFNHIPEARSLPMGELEQRMGELDKESEIFVICRTGSRSDLAAQKLTAAGFERVFNVVPGMSQWNGPSQKSVNE encoded by the coding sequence ATGATTAAAACAAATTCCGTTTTGGATGCTAAAGGTTTAGCTTGTCCAATGCCAATCGTAAAAACGAAAAAAGCCATGAATGTTTTGGAAGCGGGGGAAGTTCTTGAAGTTCAAGCAACTGATAAAGGGTCAACCGCCGACATGAAAGCTTGGGCGGAAAGTTCAGGTCACCAATACTTGGGTACGGTTGAAGAAGGAACAACACTAAAACATTATCTTCGGAAAGCAAACGGAGAAGAAACAGCAGTGAAGAAGCATGAAAAAATCGTTTCAAATGAAGAACTCCTTCAACTAATGCAAGAAAACAGAAATACGATCATCCTGGATGTACGAGAATCCGCAGAATATGCTTTTAATCACATTCCAGAAGCAAGATCCCTTCCAATGGGTGAATTGGAACAACGTATGGGTGAACTTGATAAAGAGTCAGAGATTTTCGTGATTTGCCGTACAGGCAGCCGAAGTGATCTTGCTGCACAAAAACTGACGGCGGCCGGTTTTGAACGGGTATTCAATGTTGTACCCGGCATGAGCCAATGGAACGGTCCTTCACAAAAATCCGTGAATGAATAA
- a CDS encoding GTP cyclohydrolase II translates to MINEKVALILEEKINVIKSDETSIYLVGPIKLPINLEGETIIFQWYCWLRCEYMAGHFCGDGTYNIEKIIETLASSNLAEMQQSSVLLYGDFQNSSDALIRMHSICHTGDIFGSKRCDCGFQLKQAMKMIATQGSGALFYLANHEGRGIGLFSKAMAYVLQEKGLDTVEANLELGFVDDARNYDDAIRVLKKLRSNPVTLITNNPRKLEALQNSGANVAGRVPLWGDISEFNEKYLKTKVVRSGHLNDIKDE, encoded by the coding sequence ATGATTAATGAAAAAGTGGCATTGATATTAGAAGAAAAAATTAACGTTATTAAAAGTGATGAAACATCCATTTATTTAGTCGGCCCAATCAAATTACCCATAAACTTAGAGGGCGAAACAATTATATTCCAGTGGTATTGCTGGTTACGATGTGAGTATATGGCGGGTCATTTTTGTGGTGACGGCACTTATAATATAGAAAAGATCATTGAAACTTTAGCCTCTTCCAACTTAGCGGAAATGCAGCAATCAAGTGTGTTACTGTATGGGGATTTTCAAAACTCCTCCGATGCCCTTATCCGGATGCATAGTATTTGTCATACTGGGGATATATTTGGCAGCAAACGCTGTGATTGTGGCTTTCAATTAAAGCAGGCTATGAAAATGATTGCAACTCAAGGATCCGGAGCTTTATTTTATTTAGCGAATCACGAAGGAAGAGGCATCGGATTATTTAGTAAAGCCATGGCTTATGTTCTACAAGAAAAAGGATTGGATACGGTGGAAGCGAATTTGGAGCTTGGATTTGTGGATGATGCACGTAACTATGATGACGCCATTCGGGTGTTAAAAAAACTGCGCTCTAATCCAGTCACCCTTATCACCAACAATCCGAGAAAATTAGAAGCCCTTCAAAACTCTGGTGCCAACGTTGCAGGCAGAGTTCCGTTATGGGGAGATATTTCCGAGTTTAATGAAAAATATTTAAAAACTAAAGTGGTACGTTCCGGTCATTTAAATGATATTAAAGATGAATGA
- a CDS encoding MBL fold metallo-hydrolase → MAFKQMTAAEVSKKVINKTDLFILDVRNESDYNDWKIEGENFEFLNIPYFDLLDGVEEILDQIPSNKEILVVCAKEGSSVMVAEMLSEAGLNVFYLKGGMKAWSEHLEPVRIGELTNGGEIFQFVRLGKGCLSYMVVSNGEAAVIDSTRMIDAYLDFADDIGVKITHVLDTHLHADHISGGRRIAELTNAAYWLPPKDAAEVTFEYQPLEGGKVITIGHTAIDIQALYSPGHTIGSTSFVVDQKYLLSGDILFIDSIGRPDLAGLAEDWVGDLRETLYSRYRELSDELIVLPSHFMIIDELNEDGSVAKKLGALFAENHGLNIADETEFRELVTGNLPPQPNAYQEIRETNMGKIEPDDEKQREMEIGPNRCAVR, encoded by the coding sequence ATGGCGTTTAAGCAAATGACAGCCGCTGAGGTTTCAAAGAAAGTAATCAATAAAACCGACTTATTTATTTTGGATGTTCGAAATGAAAGTGACTACAATGATTGGAAAATTGAAGGGGAGAATTTTGAATTCCTTAATATCCCTTACTTTGATCTGCTGGATGGCGTGGAAGAAATACTCGATCAAATCCCGTCCAATAAAGAAATCCTGGTAGTATGTGCAAAGGAAGGCTCATCCGTCATGGTAGCTGAAATGTTATCTGAAGCTGGATTGAATGTTTTTTATTTAAAGGGCGGCATGAAAGCATGGAGTGAACATTTGGAACCAGTGAGGATCGGCGAATTGACCAATGGCGGCGAAATTTTCCAATTTGTTCGACTTGGTAAAGGCTGTTTATCTTACATGGTCGTTTCCAATGGTGAAGCAGCCGTAATTGATTCTACTCGAATGATTGATGCCTACCTTGATTTCGCCGATGATATCGGAGTGAAAATTACACATGTTCTGGATACGCACTTACATGCCGATCATATTTCAGGTGGAAGACGAATAGCGGAATTAACAAATGCAGCTTACTGGCTGCCGCCAAAAGATGCGGCTGAAGTAACTTTTGAATATCAGCCATTAGAAGGCGGGAAAGTGATAACGATTGGTCATACTGCGATTGATATCCAAGCATTATACTCCCCGGGCCATACCATTGGATCTACATCATTTGTGGTCGATCAAAAATACTTGCTAAGCGGGGATATACTATTCATTGATTCGATTGGCAGACCGGACCTAGCTGGGCTGGCTGAGGATTGGGTAGGCGACTTGAGAGAAACACTGTATTCACGTTATAGAGAATTATCAGACGAGTTAATCGTATTGCCATCACATTTCATGATCATTGATGAATTGAATGAAGATGGAAGTGTCGCTAAAAAGTTGGGTGCGCTGTTTGCTGAAAATCACGGATTGAACATTGCAGATGAAACGGAATTCAGAGAGCTTGTAACAGGTAATTTACCGCCTCAGCCAAACGCTTATCAAGAAATTCGCGAAACCAATATGGGGAAAATCGAGCCTGACGATGAAAAACAGCGCGAAATGGAAATTGGGCCTAATCGCTGTGCGGTTCGTTAA
- a CDS encoding alkaline phosphatase PhoX, with product MKSSNSCLNRRNFLKVGGMSTLALTLGSTGVFSLAGATKGFAAESSNPTSGFGGYGPLVKDPNGVLDLPRGFHYKMLSRTGDIMPNGDLVPSAHDGMAAYKGEKGTTILVRNHENGTNSDYPVNGKKPWSAGAAGGTTTLIVGQNNNVIDQYVSSSGTIRNCAGGATTWGTWLTMEETRDMGHGFVFEVNPLDPENEMSRTPIRDMGYFSHEAGHVDPSTGIWYLTEDASPSFLYRFTPHDRSQKLGSLQKGGILEAAAIDELPAAAASQFNTRQKFGIVWKKLNPEIAQQDAKDKGCIQFSRLEGAYFSEGTLWFDDTSAGSARLGRVYRYTPATNTLELFYESTDKNDLEAPDNITITPWGDLWIAEDGGGNDRIVGLTPEGNIYTFAENMMNGSEFAGPTFSPDGNTFFVNMQTPGITFAIWGPFARRNSTRRRAMNQAMPPASLAPVVSDRLTAFAEEQGMSLLEAAALERHGMPIL from the coding sequence ATGAAATCTAGCAATAGCTGTTTAAACAGACGTAATTTCTTAAAAGTTGGCGGAATGAGTACTTTAGCATTGACACTTGGTTCAACCGGGGTATTTTCTCTTGCAGGGGCTACAAAAGGATTTGCAGCGGAATCCAGCAATCCAACAAGTGGATTTGGTGGCTATGGCCCACTAGTAAAGGATCCAAATGGAGTTCTTGATCTGCCAAGGGGATTTCATTACAAAATGCTTTCACGAACTGGTGATATCATGCCTAATGGTGACCTTGTCCCTTCTGCTCACGATGGAATGGCTGCCTATAAAGGAGAGAAGGGTACAACCATTCTTGTAAGAAACCATGAAAATGGGACAAATTCAGATTACCCTGTAAACGGAAAAAAACCTTGGAGTGCTGGTGCTGCCGGCGGCACAACCACATTAATCGTTGGACAAAATAACAATGTCATTGATCAGTATGTATCAAGTTCAGGTACAATCCGTAATTGTGCGGGTGGAGCTACGACTTGGGGCACTTGGTTAACAATGGAAGAAACTCGTGATATGGGACATGGCTTTGTATTTGAAGTAAATCCGCTTGATCCTGAAAACGAAATGTCAAGAACACCGATCCGTGATATGGGTTATTTCTCCCATGAAGCTGGGCATGTTGACCCTTCAACAGGAATTTGGTATTTAACCGAAGACGCAAGTCCAAGCTTCTTGTACCGTTTTACACCACATGACCGAAGTCAAAAGCTAGGTTCTCTGCAAAAGGGCGGTATCCTTGAAGCGGCAGCGATTGATGAATTGCCGGCTGCAGCTGCAAGTCAATTTAATACTAGACAAAAATTCGGGATCGTTTGGAAAAAATTAAATCCTGAAATCGCACAGCAGGATGCTAAGGATAAAGGCTGTATTCAGTTTAGCCGCTTAGAAGGGGCTTATTTTTCTGAAGGTACTTTATGGTTTGATGATACAAGTGCAGGTTCAGCACGACTTGGCCGTGTTTATCGCTACACGCCAGCGACAAACACCTTAGAACTATTCTATGAGTCTACTGATAAAAATGATTTAGAAGCACCGGATAATATTACAATCACTCCTTGGGGAGATCTTTGGATTGCCGAAGATGGAGGCGGTAATGATCGTATTGTCGGATTAACTCCTGAAGGAAATATTTATACTTTCGCTGAAAATATGATGAACGGTTCTGAATTTGCTGGCCCTACATTTTCTCCAGATGGAAATACTTTCTTTGTAAATATGCAAACACCAGGTATCACCTTTGCGATTTGGGGACCATTTGCACGCAGAAATTCTACCCGTAGACGAGCTATGAACCAGGCTATGCCGCCAGCAAGTCTTGCTCCTGTTGTTTCGGATAGACTTACTGCATTCGCAGAAGAACAAGGCATGTCTTTATTAGAAGCAGCAGCTTTAGAGCGTCATGGTATGCCAATTTTATAA
- a CDS encoding Ig-like domain-containing protein has protein sequence MKSIFLKAGLLTCLLLGLVYDETSAASEWSSKCSSFGVIKQNENPSFQHINCLLTNAALDAEIPPEVVKAVARKESDFLQFKEKDKPNISSDGGIGIMQVTDIPKEYKDEDEEELAYKEKLTYDITFNIEEGVKILSNKFDYGRLPKVEGAGRQEIENWYFPIMAYNGTKSINGPVYQSNGLKNTKAYQEIVFSYIENDSFLGGTELAQFPFKTEHFSYDANNNINFLKDTFILAVPLHTSVYLLKKGDDVVVTGGNGSLREQPATSKVVNNLAPKNAILEITGEFTYDKGLGSVNQFVWFPVKTTDGKSTGFISSAYIKKLDSSWTPPVDNAAPPVPSVNEVTDNSTNVTGKAEAGSTLTVKAGTKGIGTAKASTIGTYTVSIPKQKAGTKITVTATDDAGNTSAAKEITVKDVTAPSKPTVNAVYDSATVIAGKAETNAKVYAMVGTKKIGEATAKNSAYSMKIAKQKAGTSILIYAVDAAGNKSASKSVKVIDKTAPPAPSVNTVYDSSTSITGKAETNAKVYAVVGTKTIGEATSKSGSYTMKISKQKAGTSIVVYAKDASGNKSSSRAVKVIDKTAPPVPTVNKITSKTVTVTGKSEKGASIYIYNGSKKIGQGVVDSRGNYKVKIKAQKKGSTIKVYAQDKSGNKSKSKTTKVS, from the coding sequence ATGAAATCAATCTTCTTAAAAGCAGGATTATTAACGTGTTTATTGCTCGGTTTGGTTTATGATGAAACCTCCGCCGCGTCAGAATGGTCCTCCAAATGCTCATCATTTGGTGTAATTAAGCAAAATGAAAATCCCTCTTTTCAGCATATTAACTGTTTACTGACGAATGCAGCTTTGGATGCAGAAATCCCTCCTGAAGTTGTAAAGGCTGTAGCTAGAAAAGAAAGTGATTTTTTGCAATTCAAAGAGAAGGACAAACCTAATATCTCTTCTGATGGCGGAATCGGTATCATGCAGGTTACAGATATACCAAAGGAGTATAAAGATGAAGATGAAGAGGAATTAGCATACAAAGAAAAATTAACATACGATATTACCTTCAATATCGAGGAGGGCGTCAAAATCCTTAGTAATAAGTTCGATTACGGACGACTTCCGAAAGTAGAAGGTGCCGGAAGACAGGAAATAGAAAATTGGTATTTCCCTATAATGGCGTACAATGGAACAAAATCTATTAACGGTCCTGTATATCAGAGTAATGGATTGAAAAATACAAAAGCTTATCAAGAAATAGTTTTTTCCTATATTGAAAATGACAGTTTCTTAGGAGGTACTGAATTAGCGCAATTTCCTTTTAAGACAGAACACTTCTCATACGACGCTAACAATAATATAAATTTTTTAAAGGATACCTTTATACTAGCAGTCCCTTTGCATACTTCTGTTTACCTTTTGAAAAAGGGTGACGATGTAGTTGTAACAGGAGGGAATGGGAGTTTAAGGGAACAACCAGCTACTTCCAAAGTCGTAAATAATCTAGCTCCCAAAAATGCCATATTGGAAATCACAGGAGAATTTACATATGACAAAGGATTAGGAAGTGTAAATCAATTTGTCTGGTTCCCTGTTAAAACGACAGATGGAAAGTCAACTGGTTTCATTTCCTCTGCTTATATTAAAAAGCTAGATTCCTCTTGGACACCACCTGTAGATAACGCAGCTCCGCCAGTACCAAGTGTGAATGAAGTAACGGATAACTCGACGAATGTCACAGGAAAAGCCGAAGCAGGGTCAACCCTTACGGTTAAAGCAGGGACGAAAGGAATAGGAACAGCGAAAGCAAGTACCATAGGCACATATACGGTTTCCATTCCAAAACAAAAAGCCGGAACAAAAATAACCGTAACAGCAACAGACGATGCTGGAAATACAAGTGCGGCAAAAGAGATAACGGTTAAAGATGTTACAGCGCCGTCCAAACCAACTGTGAATGCCGTCTATGATAGTGCCACGGTTATTGCTGGTAAAGCTGAAACCAATGCAAAAGTATATGCGATGGTGGGAACCAAGAAAATCGGGGAAGCAACAGCGAAAAACAGTGCTTATTCCATGAAGATTGCTAAACAAAAAGCTGGTACATCGATTCTTATTTATGCGGTTGATGCAGCAGGAAATAAGAGCGCAAGTAAATCGGTTAAAGTAATCGATAAAACAGCTCCACCTGCCCCAAGTGTCAATACCGTTTATGATTCTTCGACTTCTATTACTGGTAAAGCTGAAACCAATGCAAAAGTATATGCTGTGGTGGGAACCAAGACAATTGGAGAAGCCACATCAAAAAGCGGTTCGTATACCATGAAGATTTCGAAGCAAAAAGCTGGCACTTCCATTGTTGTTTATGCGAAAGATGCTTCAGGAAATAAGAGCTCCAGCAGAGCCGTTAAGGTAATCGATAAAACAGCTCCACCTGTCCCAACTGTTAATAAAATAACGAGCAAGACCGTAACCGTTACTGGTAAGAGTGAAAAGGGTGCATCCATTTATATCTACAATGGAAGCAAGAAAATCGGACAAGGTGTAGTAGATAGCCGAGGAAATTATAAAGTGAAAATCAAGGCACAAAAGAAGGGTTCTACTATAAAGGTATACGCTCAAGATAAATCAGGTAACAAGAGTAAAAGTAAAACAACGAAGGTAAGCTAA
- the tatA gene encoding twin-arginine translocase TatA/TatE family subunit, protein MLSSIGIPGLILILVIALIIFGPSKLPEIGRAFGNTLKEFKKATNDLISNEKEEKTNSEEKNKLVALEKSEKTGN, encoded by the coding sequence TTGTTATCTAGTATCGGCATCCCTGGTCTAATTCTCATTCTAGTCATAGCGTTAATCATTTTTGGCCCTTCTAAATTACCGGAAATTGGAAGGGCTTTTGGAAACACTTTAAAAGAATTTAAAAAAGCGACTAATGATTTGATCAGCAATGAAAAAGAAGAAAAAACTAACTCTGAAGAAAAAAATAAACTAGTAGCTCTTGAGAAATCCGAAAAGACTGGGAACTAA
- a CDS encoding DsrE/DsrF/DrsH-like family protein translates to MTNKVSIIASNGGLFDAYKVFNIATAAAATDQKVAILFTFEGLNLIHKEANGQLPLPEGKEHFAEDFKKANVPSIPELVTMAQEMDVKFIGCQMTMDVLGMEKEAFVAGIEVGGAVTFLEFAKNADVTLTF, encoded by the coding sequence ATGACGAATAAAGTATCTATAATCGCAAGTAATGGTGGATTATTTGACGCATATAAAGTGTTTAACATCGCAACGGCAGCAGCAGCAACAGATCAAAAAGTGGCCATTTTATTTACTTTCGAAGGCTTGAACTTAATTCATAAAGAAGCGAATGGACAGCTTCCACTCCCTGAAGGTAAAGAGCACTTTGCCGAAGACTTTAAAAAGGCCAATGTTCCTTCCATTCCAGAATTAGTTACCATGGCACAGGAAATGGACGTCAAGTTTATTGGGTGTCAAATGACCATGGACGTTTTGGGCATGGAAAAAGAAGCTTTCGTTGCCGGTATCGAAGTAGGTGGAGCGGTCACATTTTTGGAGTTCGCTAAGAATGCTGATGTTACATTAACCTTTTAA
- a CDS encoding sulfite exporter TauE/SafE family protein has protein sequence MDITFIITIFLIGFLGSYVSGMLGIGGSIINYPMLLFIPPIFGLAAFSAHDVTGISAVQVLFASIGGIWSYRKSGHLNKTLILYMGISVLIGSVVGSFGSQSMSENGVNIVYGILALIAAVMMFIPKKGIDDIPLDQVTFNKWLAAILALIVGLGAGIVGAGGGFLLVPIMLIVLRIPTRITIASSLAITFISSIGATVGKISTGQVDFYPALIMVVASLIASPLGAMAGKKMNVKVLQVILALLILATAVKTWVGIMS, from the coding sequence ATGGATATCACCTTTATCATTACCATCTTTTTGATTGGTTTTTTAGGTTCATACGTTTCAGGAATGCTCGGCATCGGCGGTTCGATAATAAATTATCCAATGCTGCTGTTTATTCCCCCAATCTTCGGTTTAGCGGCATTTAGTGCCCATGATGTGACAGGTATAAGTGCTGTACAAGTCTTATTCGCTTCCATCGGAGGTATATGGAGCTATCGTAAGAGCGGACATTTAAATAAAACGCTGATTCTCTATATGGGGATCAGTGTGTTAATCGGAAGCGTGGTTGGAAGTTTTGGATCACAATCGATGTCGGAAAACGGAGTGAATATCGTCTATGGCATTTTGGCGTTGATAGCTGCTGTCATGATGTTCATTCCGAAGAAAGGGATAGATGACATTCCTTTGGATCAAGTTACCTTCAACAAATGGCTTGCGGCCATCCTTGCCTTAATCGTAGGTTTAGGTGCCGGGATAGTCGGTGCCGGAGGGGGCTTTCTATTAGTTCCGATCATGCTTATCGTTTTAAGAATACCAACCAGGATAACGATTGCGTCTTCATTAGCTATCACATTCATTTCATCCATTGGTGCAACAGTAGGGAAAATCTCAACGGGACAAGTTGACTTCTATCCGGCATTGATCATGGTAGTTGCTAGTTTAATAGCATCTCCGCTTGGGGCGATGGCCGGTAAAAAAATGAATGTAAAAGTGCTGCAAGTCATACTGGCTTTATTGATTTTAGCGACCGCTGTGAAAACCTGGGTGGGGATCATGTCTTGA